From Estrella lausannensis:
AAAATGAGTAGGCGCGAAGTGGTCGTAAAGCCTTAAGACCTGAAGAAAAAAAAGAGCGCTGCCGCCCGCATAGAGAAACAGATTCAGCCAAAGAGGGGTCGGTGCAGCCGGGGCCGCGTTTCCCAAAAAATCAGGCAGCACCCAGTCGGGCAAAAGCACCACGGACAAAGCGATGGTCATGTAGTTTAAATAGGAGAAGTTGCCTGTCAGCCAGATGAAAAACTGGAGCAGAAAAAACTGGCTGAACACAATCAGGCGAACCGTGTCCTCAAAAAAAATTCCGAAGGGAACCACCAGCTCCACAAAAAACATGTAGAGGCAGGAGAGCTTCTGCAGAGGAAGGGGTAGTTTATGAAAAAACCACGCCTGAGTGTTCGGCAAAGGCTGGCTTTGATAGTGAAACTTCAGGGCCGAGAGATTCCGCCAGTTGAGATCGCAGCTTTCCAGCTTGACAGCTCCTGCCTGGATATGAAAGCGAAAGAGAAGAAAATTCAAACTAAAAAAAACCATCGGATTGGCAGGATAGGAGCAGCTTAAAAGAAAGGCATGTGCTGTGATTTCGATTAAAAACAGCTCCCAGCCGAAGCTTAAAAATTCTTGTCCGGCATAAAAAACAGAGAGGTAGATGACAAACAAAAGCGCCAACTGAAGAGGGGACCAAATGCCCTGTATAAGCAAGATGGAAGCGATCAGGCCCAAAAGGATCGTGCCCTGGATAAAGCGGTCTTCCGCATTGATCCAAAAAAGCATGGGCAGTCGCCGCTTCGAGATGCCGCGGCTTCTTCCAATTAAGTTGATGAACTCTTTCAGAGGAAGAATTCCCCGGCTGCCGATCAACCCCTTGATTTGAACGAAGAGCGATCCCAGGGCAATGAAAAAAATAGCCCCCAGAAGTTTTAGAAACAGCGAAGAGGAGAGAAGGTAATGCTCCGGCGTCCACATAATGCATCACATGGGTCAAAATAAATTCATCTATCCACAGACAGTGAGGAATGGAACGAAATTGCTCGATCTGAGAAACTCTCTCGGTATAAGAGACTGTCCACTTTCGGTATAAGACAGGCTCTAAACAAAAAAATCTCAGCGAGTCTTCCTTTGTCCTCACCGCTCTTATATAACATTCTTAGTCCCGAGTCCAAAAAAAGAGGCTCTCTTGCCTTTGAACTCACCTCTCCCCTCTTTAAACCGCTCTCCTACAAGGAGGCTCTCTCTCTTCTTGGAAAAGAGGAGCGATCACTTTTTGCCAAAGTGCAAGTGATTGAAGCTTCCGCCGCGCCTGTCTATATAGCCGGCTCCAGGGAGACTCTTTCACTGCTCAAAGAGGCGGCAGCAAGATCGGCCCTCTATATCGATAAAAAAAAGGTGATCGCCGACTTCTTCTCGGCTACCCCTGTCAAATTCTACGCGATGGCTGTCGATAATGAGAGTATTGAAATAGAGCCTGTGGTGGTTTTGGGAAAAGAGATTCCCTTTCCTGATTTAGACCTCGCCATCCCCTCGTCTCCCCCCTTTTTTTTTAAGGAGGGCTTCCTAAAAACTCCCGGCCCCGACTTTGATCCGGCGTGGATCAAGCGCCTCCTCAAAGAGGGAAAATCGTTCCGTGTTCAGAAGTCCCTGTTTGACAAATGGCTCAAGGAGAAAGAAGAACTGCCGGAGTGCTCGCCTGAGTTCTGCCTGATCGAAGGAGCTCTTCCGCCCATCGAATCAACAAACCAGGCAGAGCCAATACTCCGCATCAGAGACTCTCGAGGCGCCTTTATCGACTTTCTGCTCGAAACGCCCTCGGGGCTAATCAACGCGTATGACATTTCCGCTGGGGCAGAGCATGAGAAGGACCTTCTGGATGCCGGCTATGTGAAACGCAAGGAAGACAGCTGCTACTACTGCCCTTCCGACAGAGCGCAAGAAGCGATTGAACTACTGCTCGGAGTGGGATGGAAAGCGGTGGATAAAGCAGACAACAAGATCAGACTGCTTCAAGATATCCGCCTTCAGTTTGATCTGGTAGAAGACAAGGTATTTGTGCGCGCTGAAATCCCGGGCAACGATCCGTCTTCAGCTGCCATCGACCCCTTTAACGCGGCAGTACAGGGAAAACATCTCATCCCCTTTAAAGATGGCTCTTATGGGCTATTGCCGAAGGGCTTTCTCGCCAGGTGCTCTTCATACGCTCCCGATATCGAAGAGGAGGGAGGCCGCCATTTTATTCCCAAAGTCAGGATCGGCTCCCTGATGGGAAGTGCGGAGGGCACCCAAGACCTTCCCGCTAACGTCAAGGAGCTGCTTGCCAAAATCGGAGGAGAGAGGGTCGCAAACAAGCTCACTGCCTCATCCCCTTTCAAAGGAGTACTAAGGCCCTATCAGGAGACAGGCGCTTCCTGGCTGCTCTCACTCTATGAGGAAGGCTTCAGCGGCATTCTGGCCGATGAGATGGGTCTTGGAAAGACCGTCCAGGTGATCGCCGCTCTTGCGAGCTTGCCGAAACTTGAAAACACACCGCACCTTGCCGTCATGCCGAAAAGCCTTCTTTTCAACTGGTCGCATGAGCTTACCAAATTCTTTCCCTCCTGCCGCGTCCATGTGCACACAGGGCCTGAACGAGCAAAAGATCCAGAAGTTTTCCTGAGAGCCGATATCGTTCTGACTTCCTATCCCCTGCTCCGCCTCGACCTTGATCTTTTCAAAAAAGTGCGCTTCCATACGATCATCTTAGATGAGGCGCAGCAGATCAAGAACAGCTCATCAAAAGTTGCTGTCGCCGCCAAAGAGCTGGAAGCACTCTTTAAAGTCTCGTTAACCGGCACCCCCCTTGAGAACAGCATCCGGGATATTATCTCCCAATACTCCTTTTTAATGCCCGGGCTGATCAAAGAAAACATGGGCGTGGAAAATCCGGCAGCCTTAAACGCCCTCCGCCGTAAAATCCGTCCCTTTCTTCTGCGACGAAGAAAGGCTGAAGTGGCAAAAGACTTGCCTGAAATCATCCGGCAGACAGAGCTCGTCGAGATGGACGACGATGAGAAAGAGAGCTATCAAAAACTGCTGGAGCATTTTCGGGGAGAAACCCGGGCCATTTTGAAAAAGGAGGGCTTTTCCAAGGGCCGCTTCCAGATTTTTGAAGCCATTTTAAGGCTGCGTCAGCATGCCTGCCATCCCAAACTTTACCGCTCCCCCTTGCAGGAAAAAGAGATCCCAAGCGCTAAAATGGCCTTCCTGATCGATGAGCTAGAAGAAGTCTATCTAAGCCAGGCCAAATCGATCGTCTTCTCGCAATTCACCTCCGTGCTCGATTTGATTGAAGAGGAGTTAAAACAGCGGTCGCTTCCCTTCCTGCGCCTCGATGGCTCAACAAAAAACCGGGAGGAGGTAGTCCAGAGCTTTAAGAGGGAAGGTGTGCCCCTCGTTTTTCTGATCAGCTTAAAGGCCGGCGGAGTCGGCCTCAACCTTGAGCAGGCCGACTACGTATTCCTTTACGAACCGTGGTGGAATGAGGCGGTTGAAGAGCAGGCTATCGCCCGTGCGCACCGCATCGGCAGAAAAAGCCCCGTTGTCGCCAAAAAATATATTCTGGCAGGAACAATCGAAGAGAAGATTTTAGAACTGAAAGAGAGAAAACAGTCGCTTGCCTCCGCACTGATCGACGAGATGGACGCCCCGCAAGCGCTTACTGCCGAAGATATCGAATTTTTGCTGGAAGGCGAGGTGCTTTAAAAACCTAAATTTAAACGCTTTCTTAGCACGTGGCGCAGAGTCTCAAAAAAAAATCATTTTTTGGATAAAAGAGTAGTGAAAGGGGGAAAGCCCCCCTGTGGAAAGAATTTTAATCGTTTATCTAACGGGAATGCTCTTCAAAATGATGGTATCGTGGCAAAGCTGCTGCCAGACTTCTTCCTTGGTACCACTCAAAGTTACTCTTGCCCAATGATCATTCAGAAGCGCCTCAACACGAGCGCACACTTTGTTGGTGTCGCTCATCAGAACCGCGAACGGAACTAGCAGCAGCAAGCTAAGCGTGATGGAAACCGCACCGCCAAAGAGAAGCGCTAAAGCTGTGAGCGCAGCAGCGACGATAACGCCGACACGTGCGAACAACCCAACTTTATTGCAGAGATTTTTAGTATCATTTCTTCTTTTTGCCTCTTCGGCAGTTTCCAAACCCTCATACCCGCTGTTGAAAACACCTTTGGCAAAACCAGCTAAACCATCAAAACTCATTATGTAACCTCTTAATAGATTAAAATAGACTTAATAAAATTAGAAATTTAGATTTTGGTAATTTTACGACACAATTCCAATAATAGCAACACCAAGCAAGGTATAATTTCCTTTCAGACAGCGACTTTCATGGAAAAAAAAAGTTGTACACAGTATCTTAACCTCTCCCGAAAGCCATGGAGAGGTGAATGTCAACACATCTAAAGCGCCCGCTGATTATCTATGACGCCATCCACCAAGTGATGGAATACCCGCCCCATTTTGCCGAGCTGCTGCACGATCTGATCAACTTGCCGGCCGTGCAAAGACTGCGACGCATCAAACAGCAATCGCTGTCAGACCTGGTCTTTCCGACGGCGACCCACACGAGGTTCAGCCACGCTCTGGGAACCGCCTTTATCGCAAGCCGCATGATCCGCCAGATCAAAAGACAGGGACTTCTCCCCGATTTCGACGAGCTTAGTGAAAAAATTTTACTGACAGCAGCGCTGCTGCACGACATTGGACACGGCCCCCTCTCCCATACCTTCGAAGTTTTTTTAAAGAGGCTGGGCGTCGACTTGAAGCACGAGGACTGGACCGAGTCGATCCTAACGTCTGAGCCCTTTGCCCGCATCTTTCAAAAGCATGGCCTTTGCGGCAAAGAACAGCTTATTATTGACCTGATCACAAAAAAAGGGAGCAAAAGAAAAGAGGCGCTAAAAAAAGAGCATCCGCACTGGTTTTTGGCAGGTGATATTATTTCCTCGCAGCTTGACGGCGACAGGTTGGATTACCTGCTCCGCGACAGTCACTTTTGCGGGGTGGCCTATGGAAATTTCGACCTTAACTGGCTGATCAGCTGCTTAACGGCCGTCGATTACGAGGGGGTACCCAGGCTGGGCATCACCTCCCAAGGCATCGGCTCCGTCGAGCATTTTTTGCTGGCAAGACGCCTGATGTACCAAAACATCTACTGCTACGCCAAAATCGTCGCATTCGAGCGCCTGATCGTTGAATTTTTAATGGAACTCTCGCGCCTCTACCCCACTCATGCCACCACACTAGAGTCGCTTCTGGGCCATTTTTTGTCGCTCTTCTTCAAGGAGATGGCGGAGGCGGCCGGGAAGAGGGAATTCCGCCAAAAAGCGTTCAGCTCCTACCTGATGCTCTCAGATGACGACGTCTGGAACGCTGTCCGCGATATATACCACTTTCTCCCGAAAATCCCCTCTTTCACAAAAGTGTTGGAGTTGGCCGAGAGGCTCTACTTGCATAAGACACCCAAAGTATACCGCATCCACGATGATAAACTTGCCACCTTGCGGCTCCCCAAGTTCAGACAAGATCTTGGCATCGAAGATGACAGCCAGTGGAAGTGCGATACTGTGCAGGTTTCCTTCAGCCTCTACAGCACTTTAGAAGATCCGATCTTAGTGCAGCAGACGGAGTCTCCTTTTGGCACGATCAAAACTTTGTCTCTCCACTCCGAGCTCGTCAAACAGCTTAGCGACCGGATAGAGCCCTCCCACTGGCTGATGATCGACAAAGGGATAATGGAGAAAGATGACAGGCGAATCAAACCGTTCGTTGAGGATCTCATACGGGCTTGAACCTGGGACGTGCCGTCAATTATACCGAAATTATCTCAAAAATTGGGATTTTGGCTTTGAGAAAACTCTCGCGATTGAATGATCGCAAGTCACCTCATATTTCTAATATTAGATGACTTGTAATCTTTCAATCGCGAAAGCGTTCTCTTTGCCAAAAGCCAA
This genomic window contains:
- a CDS encoding lipase maturation factor family protein, which codes for MWTPEHYLLSSSLFLKLLGAIFFIALGSLFVQIKGLIGSRGILPLKEFINLIGRSRGISKRRLPMLFWINAEDRFIQGTILLGLIASILLIQGIWSPLQLALLFVIYLSVFYAGQEFLSFGWELFLIEITAHAFLLSCSYPANPMVFFSLNFLLFRFHIQAGAVKLESCDLNWRNLSALKFHYQSQPLPNTQAWFFHKLPLPLQKLSCLYMFFVELVVPFGIFFEDTVRLIVFSQFFLLQFFIWLTGNFSYLNYMTIALSVVLLPDWVLPDFLGNAAPAAPTPLWLNLFLYAGGSALFFLQVLRLYDHFAPTHFCKKILSFTAPYCIANRYGIFAVMTTKRIEIVIEGSDDGLHWKEYCFKYKPSEISRRPRRISPFQPRLDWQVWFLPFRSFRQEVWFQRFLFALLEGREEVLGLLRLNPFPEKPPRLIRALAYEYVFTDFKELSKTGNWWKRTYVGSYSPTLAIKEVDRP
- a CDS encoding HD domain-containing protein; amino-acid sequence: MSTHLKRPLIIYDAIHQVMEYPPHFAELLHDLINLPAVQRLRRIKQQSLSDLVFPTATHTRFSHALGTAFIASRMIRQIKRQGLLPDFDELSEKILLTAALLHDIGHGPLSHTFEVFLKRLGVDLKHEDWTESILTSEPFARIFQKHGLCGKEQLIIDLITKKGSKRKEALKKEHPHWFLAGDIISSQLDGDRLDYLLRDSHFCGVAYGNFDLNWLISCLTAVDYEGVPRLGITSQGIGSVEHFLLARRLMYQNIYCYAKIVAFERLIVEFLMELSRLYPTHATTLESLLGHFLSLFFKEMAEAAGKREFRQKAFSSYLMLSDDDVWNAVRDIYHFLPKIPSFTKVLELAERLYLHKTPKVYRIHDDKLATLRLPKFRQDLGIEDDSQWKCDTVQVSFSLYSTLEDPILVQQTESPFGTIKTLSLHSELVKQLSDRIEPSHWLMIDKGIMEKDDRRIKPFVEDLIRA
- a CDS encoding DEAD/DEAH box helicase yields the protein MSSPLLYNILSPESKKRGSLAFELTSPLFKPLSYKEALSLLGKEERSLFAKVQVIEASAAPVYIAGSRETLSLLKEAAARSALYIDKKKVIADFFSATPVKFYAMAVDNESIEIEPVVVLGKEIPFPDLDLAIPSSPPFFFKEGFLKTPGPDFDPAWIKRLLKEGKSFRVQKSLFDKWLKEKEELPECSPEFCLIEGALPPIESTNQAEPILRIRDSRGAFIDFLLETPSGLINAYDISAGAEHEKDLLDAGYVKRKEDSCYYCPSDRAQEAIELLLGVGWKAVDKADNKIRLLQDIRLQFDLVEDKVFVRAEIPGNDPSSAAIDPFNAAVQGKHLIPFKDGSYGLLPKGFLARCSSYAPDIEEEGGRHFIPKVRIGSLMGSAEGTQDLPANVKELLAKIGGERVANKLTASSPFKGVLRPYQETGASWLLSLYEEGFSGILADEMGLGKTVQVIAALASLPKLENTPHLAVMPKSLLFNWSHELTKFFPSCRVHVHTGPERAKDPEVFLRADIVLTSYPLLRLDLDLFKKVRFHTIILDEAQQIKNSSSKVAVAAKELEALFKVSLTGTPLENSIRDIISQYSFLMPGLIKENMGVENPAALNALRRKIRPFLLRRRKAEVAKDLPEIIRQTELVEMDDDEKESYQKLLEHFRGETRAILKKEGFSKGRFQIFEAILRLRQHACHPKLYRSPLQEKEIPSAKMAFLIDELEEVYLSQAKSIVFSQFTSVLDLIEEELKQRSLPFLRLDGSTKNREEVVQSFKREGVPLVFLISLKAGGVGLNLEQADYVFLYEPWWNEAVEEQAIARAHRIGRKSPVVAKKYILAGTIEEKILELKERKQSLASALIDEMDAPQALTAEDIEFLLEGEVL